TAAAGCTTCTATAGCTCAATTAGTTAAATCTTTCTATCTCCATCAAGTATAGATGAAGAAAACACAGATGACAAAGTTCTTGCTTTCTAGCTCTTATTTTTTGAAAAAGTTTCATCGAAATAAATCAACGTCTGTAATTCCGTTGTTAAATCAATATATTGCACATTCACATTCTGAGGGACAATCACACGGTCTGGTGCAAAATTTAAAATCGCAGTAATTCCGACTTCTACGATTTTATCGATTGCCTCTTGAGCATATTGACTCGGGACAGTTGATATCGCAACCGTTACACCCGTTCGCTCAACTTCTTTCGCTAAATTTTCCATAGGCTGGATAACGATATCATCAATCGACAACCCAACCAGCTCTTCTTGTGTATCAAATGCACAAACAATATTTAAATTTTCATTTCTTCGAAAATTATTTTTGACTAACGCTTTTCCTAAGTTACCACAGCCAATCAAGGCAATCCGTTTTTCTTCTTGGGTATTTAAAATATGACTAAATACCTCGATTAAATAAGGTACATCATAGCCATAACCGCTACGTCCTAATTCACCTAAATGGGAGAAATCGCGACGGATCGTAGCTGATGGCACTTGGATCACGTCACTAAACTCTTTAGACTTGATCCGAGTTACGCCGGAATCTCCTAACATTTTTAAATAACGTAAATATAACGGTAATCGTTTAGCCGTTGCTTTTGGCATTGTTTTTTCTTTATGTAATTCTTTCATTTTCCTAGCCCCCTTGTTACTTATTTCACATATATAGTTTAGCATGGTTGAGGTATGTGAGCAACTTGTTTGTGAAAAAAAATGCAGATATTAGAAAAACCTAATAAAAAAAAGAACAGATTCGATAGCGTTACCAAGTCTGTTCTTGCAACTTTTATAGAAAATCAGAAAATTCTTCGTTTTGTTCGTTTTGTTCAGTTATTTCACTAACTTTCAAACCAGCCATTGAACGAGCCATTAATCCTTCGATATCTAAGCGAGCTTCATAAGCTTGGGCTTTTTCTAACTTTGGTCGCGTTTTTGGTTGAGGTGGCGCAAAAATTGTACAGCAATCTTCAAATGGCTGGATCGCTAATTCAAAGGTATCGATTTTTTCAGCGATTTCTATGATTTCACCTTTGTCCATTGAGACAACAGGACGAATAATCGGTGTTGTGGTCACTTCATTGATTGCCACCATACTTTGCAAGGTCTGTGAAGCTACTTGTCCCAATGATTCGCCATTAATGATCACTAAGCCTTTTCTAGCAGCACGTATGGCATCTGTCAAACGCAGCATCATTCGGCGGGTCACAGTCATTAGATACCCTTCTGGAACCACTCGTTTGATTTCTTCTTGTATCTCAGTAAAGGGTACTTCAATAAACTGAATACTACCGCCATAGGGAGCGATTTTTGCTGCTAAATCTTTGGCTTTTTGCAAGGCTTGTTCACTGGTATAAGGCGGGCTGGCAAAATGAACGGCTTCAACTTCTACACCACGTTTCATTGCTAAGTAGCCTGCCACTGGTGAATCGATCCCTCCAGAAAGCATTAGCATACCACGTCCGCTAGTTCCCACTGGTAACCCGCCAGCACCACGAATCGTTTCATAAGAAAGATACGCACCTTCTTTACGAATTTCTACACGAATTTCAATATTCGGTTTTTTCATTTGTACGGCTATTTCAGGAAAAACTTCAAAAACTGCTCCGCCAAGCTCTCGGTTTAATTCATTGGTATCCAATTCAAAACTATGATCTGAACGTTTGGAAGTGATTTTAAATGTTTGTCCCGGCTGATAAGCAGATTTGATGATAGTTTGAACCATTTCACGAATTGTCGGCATTGTTTTTTCCACACGAACGCTAGGTGAAAAATTTTGAATACCAAAGACTTTTTCTAACTTAGGTAAGATTTGTACACTGTCTTCGCCATTTAATAATAAGTGCATTCGATCTCGATCTGCATGGATCTTGACAGCAGGAAAATCGCCTAGTACTCTTTTAACGTTTTGTGCTAGTTGAGAGATAAATAATTTTCTATTTTTCCCTTTCGTTGAAAGTTCGCCATAGCGAACCATGATTTCAGTATATTTCACAATTTTTCAATCCTTTTCTATAATGCTTGATTTTCTAGTATTATTTACTTTAGCTAGTATATCATAGCCGTTAAGCGATTTTAGCTAATTTTTATTCGTTTTTTCTTATCCATTCAATACCAAGAATTTTTTATACAATTGATTAAAGATAATCATAAACTGCTCAGCTTCAGCAATTGTATTACTTTCATCTAAGCTGACTCTAATAGCAGAAGTTGCTAAAGCATCAGGGACTTTCATGGCATGTAGGGTACTGCTAGCCATTTTTTTCCGGCTAGAGCAGGCACTTGTCGTTGATGTATAAATTTGCTTTTCTTCTAAGGCGTGTACCAGTACCTCGCCACGAATCCCTTTTAGCGCAAAACATAAAATATGCGGAGCAAAATCTGACGTTTCTTTTGAAAAGACCGTAACGTTGGCATATTCTTGTAAAGCTTCAACCAAATAACGACGAATAGTTGCCGTATGCATTGGTTTTCCTGCTCTTTTATCTATATATAAACGCAATGCTTTCGCCATTGATACGATCCCTGCAACATTCTCTGTACCACTTCTTTGATCATTTTCTTGGCCGCCACCGTTTAATAAGGGGGCTAGCTTACGTCCATG
The DNA window shown above is from Enterococcus sp. 12C11_DIV0727 and carries:
- a CDS encoding redox-sensing transcriptional repressor Rex, with product MKELHKEKTMPKATAKRLPLYLRYLKMLGDSGVTRIKSKEFSDVIQVPSATIRRDFSHLGELGRSGYGYDVPYLIEVFSHILNTQEEKRIALIGCGNLGKALVKNNFRRNENLNIVCAFDTQEELVGLSIDDIVIQPMENLAKEVERTGVTVAISTVPSQYAQEAIDKIVEVGITAILNFAPDRVIVPQNVNVQYIDLTTELQTLIYFDETFSKNKS
- the thiI gene encoding tRNA uracil 4-sulfurtransferase ThiI, whose translation is MKYTEIMVRYGELSTKGKNRKLFISQLAQNVKRVLGDFPAVKIHADRDRMHLLLNGEDSVQILPKLEKVFGIQNFSPSVRVEKTMPTIREMVQTIIKSAYQPGQTFKITSKRSDHSFELDTNELNRELGGAVFEVFPEIAVQMKKPNIEIRVEIRKEGAYLSYETIRGAGGLPVGTSGRGMLMLSGGIDSPVAGYLAMKRGVEVEAVHFASPPYTSEQALQKAKDLAAKIAPYGGSIQFIEVPFTEIQEEIKRVVPEGYLMTVTRRMMLRLTDAIRAARKGLVIINGESLGQVASQTLQSMVAINEVTTTPIIRPVVSMDKGEIIEIAEKIDTFELAIQPFEDCCTIFAPPQPKTRPKLEKAQAYEARLDIEGLMARSMAGLKVSEITEQNEQNEEFSDFL